One Diabrotica virgifera virgifera chromosome 3, PGI_DIABVI_V3a genomic window carries:
- the LOC126882033 gene encoding trehalase-like translates to MGHHVTVLLAIAFIASTVYANSIPSCDSTIYCQGKLLHTIQMARLFPDSKTFVDMQQKHPAQVTLQNFEQLMSDKKDNPSREDLIKFVNDNFESTGELVDWTPPDLNKNPKFLRRIDDPRVKNFAQSLVNVWPKLARKVSDSVREHADQHSLIDIPNGFIIPGGRFKEIYYWDSYWIVEGLLVSEMTETVRGVLENFLSIVERFGFIPNGARVYYLNRSQPPLLAMMMGKYIDQTGNKTWLEKHVDTLEKEMNWWWSERKVTVKKDGANYDMFMYAVKSDTPRPESYYEDIITCQNFTESEQKACYRNLKSGAESGWDFSSRWLYNDDRNPSTNLSQIDIIDVIPVDLNAILCRAFEELSRFYQLVGNNEKAEAWSHKHLNLRSAIQAVNYNDEDGIWYDFDVKHSSHRKEFYPSNFAPLWADAYDTTKKETFGIRAATYYRKMKVNTYAGGIPSSLLQSGQQWDMPNAWPPLQEFIVLGLRKTGSKKAERLAKSEAKKIVEAFMIGFETTKDMFEKYDARHPGEYGGGGEYVVQTGFGWANGEALTLINEFYAKSHKKHHKHGKSHQRHEKQRNNDV, encoded by the exons ATGGGTCACCACGTCACAGTGCTTTTGGCTATTGCCTTTATTGCTAGTACTGTATACGCAAACTCTATACCATCATGTGACAGTACAATCTACTGCCAAGGCAAACTTCTACACACCATTCAAATGGCAAGGCTGTTTCCAGATTCCAAAACATTTGTAGACATGCAACAAAAACATCCTGCTCAAGTAACGTTACAAAATTTCGAGCAATTAATGAGTGACAAGAAAGATAATCCTTCTAGAGAAgatttgataaaatttgttaatgATAACTTTGAGAGTACAGGAGAATTAGTTGATTGGACTCCTCCAGACCTGAATAAAAACCCAAAATTCTTAAGAAGGATAGATGATCCTAGAGTTAAAAACTTCGCTCAAAGTTTAGTGAACGTTTGGCCTAAACTTGCTAGAAAAGTTAGCGATAGTGTAAGAGAACACGCAGATCAACATTCTTTGATCGACATTCCTAATGGCTTCATAATCCCAGGAGGACGGTTTAAAGAAATCTATTATTGGGATAGTTACTGGATAGTAGAAGGATTACTAGTCAGTGAAATGACTGAAACAGTTAGAGGAGTTTTAGAGAATTTCTTATCAATTGTGGAGAGATTTGGCTTTATTCCAAATGGAGCTAGAGTATACTATCTAAATAGATCACAACCACCATTACTAGCCATGATGATGGGAAAGTATATAGATCaaacaggaaacaaaacatgGTTGGAAAAACACGTAGATACTCTCGAGAAAGAAATGAATTGGTGGTGGAGTGAACGAAAAGTAACAGTAAAGAAAGATGGAGCGAACTATGATATGTTCATGTATGCTGTCAAAAGCGACACACCCAGACCGGAATCCTACTATGAAGATATTATTACGTGCCAAAATTTTACAGAATCGGAACAG AAAGCCTGTTACAGAAACTTAAAAAGCGGTGCAGAAAGTGGTTGGGACTTCTCTTCTCGTTGGTTATACAATGACGACAGAAACCCCAGTACAAACCTCTCTCAAATAGACATCATTGATGTCATACCAGTAGATCTAAACGCTATCCTCTGCAGAGCCTTTGAAGAACTCTCTAGGTTTTATCAACTTGTAGGTAATAACGAAAAGGCAGAAGCATGGTCCCATAAGCACTTAAATTTAAGATCAGCAATTCAAGCAGTCAATTACAATGATGAGGACGGTATTTGGTATGACTTTGATGTAAAGCATTCCAGTCATAGAAAGGAGTTTTATCCCAGCAACTTTGCTCCTCTTTGGGCTGATGCTTACGATACTACCAAGAAGGAAACATTCGGCATTAGGGCTGCTACTTACTATAGAAAGATGAAGGTTAATACTTACGCTGGTGGAATACCGTCATCTTTACTCCAAAGTGGCCAACAGTGGGATATGCCGAACGCATGGCCGCCACTACAGGAGTTCATTGTCTTAG GTCTGCGTAAAACTGGATCAAAAAAAGCTGAAAGATTAGCCAAATCAGAAGCGAAGAAGATTGTCGAGGCTTTTATGATAGGATTCGAAACCACCAAGGACATGTTTGAAAAGTATGATGCAAGACATCCAGGTGAATACGGCGGTGGTGGAGAATACGTGGTTCAAACCGGTTTCGGTTGGGCGAATGGAGAAGCGCTTACGTTAATTAATGAATTTTACGCAAAATCACACAAGAAACACCATAAACATGGGAAATCACATCAGAGACATGAGAAACAGAGAAATAACGATGTatga